AATTGAGCTGAACGAGATTGCCTTCGCCATGTATAGCGAACCCACAGGGGTGATTCAGCAGATCGGAGACAAGGCCCGCTTCGGCCTCGCCGTTTTCAACGGTTCGAGTTCCGATAATGGGATCCAAGTCTTGACCGGAATCGGTTCCCGGCAATCGATCAATTTCTCTGGGACTACGGTGGAAACGTTCAACACGAACACAGCGGCTATGATTGATTCAGTGGATGAAGCCTATCCGACGACCTGGACGCCACTGGCGGAGAGTCTTTATGACGCGGTTCGATACGTGGCTCAAATCAACTCCGCCTATTATCCAACGGCTTATACGTATCCCATTGCGTTTTCTGGAGGGAGTTCAAATGGCGTCGCGTTCCAAGGCACAGGCGCCGGGTCGATCGGCAGCAGTGAAGTTTCTGCATTGATATCCGGCGAGACCTGTCCGTCGGGCTACATCACCAGCGCCTGCGGTCGTGATCCCTACTTCTTTGGGGCCAATCACACGCCGGCCTGGGCGAGCACCTCTCAAGTCGTCAATTGCTGTAAGACCTTCATTCTCATCTTCACGGATGGAGAGCCCACACAGGATCAAACCATTCCGACCGGGTTGCGGGATAATGCCTACAACGGTGTCGACTGTATTAACAGTGATGGTGCTGCACCGCCCCGTCCGTTGGATGGGACGTGCAATACCCATTCATTGACGCCCTTCACTGACTTGTTAGGAGAACATAAGACCGATTACGCCAGCAGTGGTAGTGGGTATCTGGATTCTGTTGCCTTTTGGGCGCACACCAACGACATGCGTCCCTGCAGTGGGACTGGCGACGGGACGATTGCGATCATTGGTGTGACTGGTCACTGCTTGCCTGGTACGCAGAACGTCACGGTTTATACCTTCTTTGCATTCGGGAACATTAATGGACGCGGAATATTGGCGCAAGCGGCCAGGTTGGGTGCATTTGATGATGCGAATGCAAACGGAATTCCGGATACCGGAGAATGGGACAAGGAGAACAACTACACCGGGGCGACCGGCGCGGACGGAATCCCCGATGCCTATTTTGAGTCGTCCGATGTCGACGACATCCAGGACAAGATGCTGGCCACACTCTCCAGCATTGTCAGGAAGAGTTCGTCCGGTGCGGCGGTCTCCGTCTTGGCCACCTCTAGTACCGGAGAGGGCGCGCTTTATCAAGCCTATTTTTACCCAAGCACACTTGAGGTCGCAACGAATAAGGATGTGACATGGACCGGGTACACCCAGAGTCTCTGGGTGGATACGTTCGGAAATATGCGTGAGGATACAAACGGAGATGGGAAACAGGACTACAAGGTCGATCTCATCATAAAGACGCGCCTCGATCCAGCAACCAATATTGTGTATGTTGATAAATATAGAGACACTGATGGCAATGGGATCGCGGACGATACGAACTCAGATGGGGTCATCACCCAGACGGATTGCTACGAGTGCGGCAAGCTGCTCAGTGATATGAAGCCAATTTGGGAGGCGGGGAAACAGCTGGCGTTGAAGGATGCGGGTACGAGAACAATTCTGACATGGGTCGATTTAGACAACGACAAGGTCGTTGATGCTGCGGAGCAGGTCGACTTTACTACGGCCAACTCCGCGACGCTGAGTCCCTATCTTCGGGCCGGAGCCGCTCCCTATACAGCCGATGCCATCATCAATTTTGTCCGAGGATGCGAGCCAGCGACTTGTACTGAGCAGACAAGCTTGAGAGATCGGCGCCTCACGGTTGGCACCAGCACGCTCAAGACATGGAAACTCGGGGATGTCATTAATGCTCCTCCCACGATCGTAGCCGCCCCAAGGGATCGCTATGACATTATTGAGGGGGATCCAAGCTACACGAATTTTTTCATCCAATATCGAACGCGCCGGCAGGTAGTTTATGTGGGTGCTAATGACGGGATGCTCCACGCTTTCAATGCGGGGTTTTACCATCCAGGTGATGACCCGAGCACGACGACTGTAACCGAACACGGTTGGTTTACTCGCACGCCGACGAATAACAGTAGTGGCCCATTGTTGGGTGAAGAGCTCTGGGGGTTCATCCCCTACGAGCTCTTGCCTCATCTGCAGTGGTTAACGCGGTCGGACTACCAGCATGTGTACTATGTCGATATGCCACCCGTGGTCAAGGATGTCAGGATCTTCGCCAATGATGCGGACCATCCAAATGGGTGGGGCACTGTGTTGAT
The Candidatus Nitrospira nitrosa DNA segment above includes these coding regions:
- a CDS encoding pilus assembly protein is translated as MTNRWTMKMFAAVTCVVIGGWFVPNVVHAVVPVRVNSDYTASPPFVSNIATPNILIVMDNSGSMANRACESASCGTLSDGTTSTVTTFVATTRYNGYADPLRCYVWDSTDNRFEIGGGKAALNTACAGTEWDGNFINWATFRRFDAVKKAMTGGNCWHPTASPVRNADGTCKPSGTPSLPTVKVQNLGTGDETTPAIPYAGGTGNTTYVGRIPLAAHPGSPANLYVRFEADGDLCINDDSSGSCPDSDGFAEIELNEIAFAMYSEPTGVIQQIGDKARFGLAVFNGSSSDNGIQVLTGIGSRQSINFSGTTVETFNTNTAAMIDSVDEAYPTTWTPLAESLYDAVRYVAQINSAYYPTAYTYPIAFSGGSSNGVAFQGTGAGSIGSSEVSALISGETCPSGYITSACGRDPYFFGANHTPAWASTSQVVNCCKTFILIFTDGEPTQDQTIPTGLRDNAYNGVDCINSDGAAPPRPLDGTCNTHSLTPFTDLLGEHKTDYASSGSGYLDSVAFWAHTNDMRPCSGTGDGTIAIIGVTGHCLPGTQNVTVYTFFAFGNINGRGILAQAARLGAFDDANANGIPDTGEWDKENNYTGATGADGIPDAYFESSDVDDIQDKMLATLSSIVRKSSSGAAVSVLATSSTGEGALYQAYFYPSTLEVATNKDVTWTGYTQSLWVDTFGNMREDTNGDGKQDYKVDLIIKTRLDPATNIVYVDKYRDTDGNGIADDTNSDGVITQTDCYECGKLLSDMKPIWEAGKQLALKDAGTRTILTWVDLDNDKVVDAAEQVDFTTANSATLSPYLRAGAAPYTADAIINFVRGCEPATCTEQTSLRDRRLTVGTSTLKTWKLGDVINAPPTIVAAPRDRYDIIEGDPSYTNFFIQYRTRRQVVYVGANDGMLHAFNAGFYHPGDDPSTTTVTEHGWFTRTPTNNSSGPLLGEELWGFIPYELLPHLQWLTRSDYQHVYYVDMPPVVKDVRIFANDADHPNGWGTVLIGGFRLGGSCGACTPGGGGAPMGVTVSGTDRYFYSAYFVLDITNPEVQPKLLWSFSDSSLGLTSSVPTVVRVSPLTDFHADNTNAKWYLLAGSGPTGYDGRATQSAKAFAIDMKTGPGSANSLVSSFPTGTWNSFLGDMTAFDRNLDYRTDVVYFGRTINDGGLPWRGKVYRLTMGATLPFGGATAPASWGISQGGNQVPTEMLDTIGVSSPVEMGPVMAAPSISVDDAAQAWVFVGSGRYFGAGDKTDKSTQYFVGIKDSVINGKCVQTSDTACQENDLVDVTTATICVVGSGNCGQTAGTTQVTGVTGATTMEQLITLVGTKEGWVTKLLPATGPGVGERVLSAATVFGGIVFFPTFTPTDDICASTGSSSLYALFYRTGGPHTSPIVGSTAGAGGIVNVNRSTSLGNGLAFGAVPHVGSGADGTSPYKLFINTSTGALDGRDVNLAIDPRAHFASWINM